In the genome of Kluyveromyces marxianus DMKU3-1042 DNA, complete genome, chromosome 1, one region contains:
- the VPS55 gene encoding Vps55p, whose translation MGLQVSPLTKIICLSGVLALGFLLIILSCALFHNYYPLFDVLVFLLAPLPNALFGRSDGFSSHGEFLNESGRNGEDFGHFMTGILVSSGVLLPVVFHHARLINYESALMTLSGGLIIYLCIVVFTWFFNGSLESEDDNLFGY comes from the coding sequence ATGGGTTTACAAGTGTCTCCTTTGACTAAAATTATCTGCCTAAGTGGTGTATTGGCATTAGGGTTTTTATTAATCATATTGAGTTGTGCTCTTTTCCATAACTATTACCCATTGTTCGATGTGTTGGTATTCCTACTTGCACCACTGCCTAACGCTTTGTTCGGGAGGAGCGATGGGTTCTCTTCCCATGGCGAGTTCTTGAACGAATCTGGAAGAAACGGTGAAGACTTTGGACATTTCATGACCGGAATACTAGTTTCTAGCGGTGTACTACTACCAGTGGTGTTTCACCACGCAAGGTTGATAAATTACGAAAGTGCACTAATGACACTATCAGGTGGTCTTATTATATATCTGTGCATTGTTGTCTTCACATGGTTTTTCAATGGTTCATTGGAGTCAGAAGATGACAACTTGTTTGGGTATTAG